The region GGGCGACGTTCGTCCCCTTCAACGCCGTCAGCGAGGGCGTCCCCCGGCTGCGCGAGGTGGTGAAGGAGGCGGAGACGCGGCGGAAGGCCGGGCGGCGGACGCTGCTCTTCATCGACGAGATCCACCGGCTCAACAAGGGGCAGCAGGACTTCCTCCTCCCCTGGATCGAGTCCGGGCTGATGACGCTGGTGGGGGCGACGACGGAGCACCCCGCCTTCGAGATCAACGCCGCCGTCCTCTCCCGCTCGCGCGTCCTGGTCCTCGAGCCGCTGTCGGAGGAGGACGTCCGCGCGGTGGTGGAGCGCTCTCTCTCCGATCCCGAGCGCGGGCTGGGGGGACGGGTGACGCTGGAGCCCGAGGCCGAGGACGTGCTCGTCCGCAACACCGGCGGCGACGCGCGGCAGGCCATCACCGGGCTGGAGATCGCGGCGGGGCTGGTGGGCGGCGGCGGCGTGGTGACGGCGGACGCGGTGCGCGAGGCGCTGCAGCAGCGCACCGCGCGCTACGACACCACGCTGGGCTACGAGATGCTGAGCGCGTTCCACAAGTCGCTCCGCAGCAGCTCGGGCTCCGGCGCGCTCTACTGGGCCATGCGGATGATCCAGAGCGGCGAGGACGCCAAGGTGCTCTTCCGCCGCCTG is a window of Longimicrobium sp. DNA encoding:
- a CDS encoding replication-associated recombination protein A codes for the protein ATFVPFNAVSEGVPRLREVVKEAETRRKAGRRTLLFIDEIHRLNKGQQDFLLPWIESGLMTLVGATTEHPAFEINAAVLSRSRVLVLEPLSEEDVRAVVERSLSDPERGLGGRVTLEPEAEDVLVRNTGGDARQAITGLEIAAGLVGGGGVVTADAVREALQQRTARYDTTLGYEMLSAFHKSLRSSSGSGALYWAMRMIQSGEDAKVLFRRLVAAAYEDVGLADPQAGIVTVTAMQAFERMGLPEGLLPLYNAVLYVANAPKSNRAYLAGGAAAEAARQHPDAPVPLHLRNAPTSLMKEWGYGEGYKYAHNYEGGVVDLQCLPDEIADERFYEPTDRGYEAEIAKRMKERGDPG